From a region of the Candida albicans SC5314 chromosome 1, complete sequence genome:
- a CDS encoding uncharacterized protein (Ortholog(s) have mitochondrion localization), which yields MLRSVTKGYGRLFSTSSKNFGPTSKPFIDGTYLGDSLAVDGSIETVELSYDKYSPTNEPSSLKSPLVFLHGLFGSRKNTRTVAKKLSTRLDRDVYCLDLRNFGTSPHHPRLDYPSFAADIENWVGLQNFPESAKPILIGHSMGAKAVMAVALRRPDLPKFICSVDNSPITYPTLDLSFGKYVNQLRLAIEKYKYTNIKDVDAKLAEVEPNQYIRQFLLTNVNKGQRHEHVTSKVPLDIVGNAITKGIIASWPYDSNISRWTGPSLFIRGTESKYIPDDAIPEIAKYFPDFELRDINSGHWVISEKPNEFMDVLSEFIERREDEL from the coding sequence ATGCTTAGATCCGTCACAAAAGGCTATGGAAGACTTTTCTCTACAAGTCTGAAGAATTTTGGTCCAACTTCCAAACCATTTATTGATGGAACTTATTTAGGAGATTCTTTGGCAGTTGATGGATCTATTGAAACAGTGGAGCTTTCATACGATAAATATTCCCCAACAAACGAGCCATCTTCTTTGAAATCTCCATTGGTATTTCTTCATGGACTTTTTGGATCTCGTAAAAATACCAGAACCGTGGCTAAGAAATTGAGTACAAGATTGGATCGTGACGTATACTGTTTGGATTTAAGAAACTTTGGTACTAGTCCTCATCATCCTCGTTTGGACTATCCAAGTTTTGCAGcagatattgaaaattgggTCGGATTGCAAAATTTCCCTGAATCTGCAAAACCAATATTAATTGGTCATTCAATGGGTGCTAAAGCAGTCATGGCAGTAGCATTAAGAAGACCTGATTTGCCTAAATTCATTTGTTCTGTTGATAATTCACCAATTACATATCCAACCTTGGATTTGCTGTTTGGGAAATATGTCAACCAATTACGTTTGGCAATAgagaaatataaatataccAATATCAAAGATGTGGATGCCAAGTTGGCCGAGGTTGAGCCAAATCAATACATTAgacaatttttgttgacaAATGTAAATAAGGGCCAACGTCATGAGCATGTTACATCTAAAGTTCCATTGGATATTGTGGGAAATGCCATCACTAAAGGAATTATTGCTAGCTGGCCATATGACCTGAATATATCACGATGGACCGGTCCTTCATTGTTCATAAGGGGAACGgaatcaaaatatattcCAGATGACGCCATACCCGAAATCGCAAAATATTTCCCGGATTTTGAACTTAGAGACATCAATTCTGGACATTGGGTTATAAGTGAAAAGCCAAATGAGTTTATGGACGTATTGTCGGAGTTTATAGAACGAAGAGAAGATGAATTATAG
- the NIT3 gene encoding putative hydrolase (Putative nitrilase; regulated by Gcn2p and Gcn4p; protein present in exponential and stationary growth phase yeast cultures) — MSNQVLKSPLSKSIKIALIQLKAGADKAANLTKVTKFIDDAVTKSTGVNLVMLPECFNSPYAVDQFRNYAEDIPQGETTQLLSSLAQKYKIYIIGGSIPEKGENDKIYNTSLTFNPQGEIIAKHRKAHLFDIDIPNGITFQESLTLSGGDKATVFKLGEYGNVGLGICYDIRFPELASIASRYPYNSFAMFYPGAFNTTTGPLHWHLLARARAVDNETFVVLCSPARDVEGGGYQAYGHSLVADPFGNIIAEAGEGEEILYAELDPALLPKARDGIPVHYQRRFDIYGDFVGEGKAKVSDK; from the coding sequence ATGTCGAACCAAGTATTAAAATCTCCATtatccaaatcaattaaaattgcACTCATTCAATTAAAAGCAGGTGCAGATAAAGCAGCAAATTTGACCAAAGTAaccaaatttattgatgatgcAGTTACCAAATCCACAGGAGTAAATTTGGTCATGTTACCAGAATGTTTTAATTCACCTTATGCCGTAGACCAATTTAGAAATTATGCTGAAGACATCCCCCAGGGAGAAACTACTCAATTGTTGTCAAGTTTGGcacaaaaatataaaatatacATTATAGGGGGCTCGATTCCAGAGAAAGGCGAGAATGATAAAATTTACAATACATCGTTGACTTTCAATCCTCAAGGTGAAATCATTGCAAAACACCGCAAAGCTCATTTGTTTGATATAGATATACCTAATGGTATTACTTTCCAAGAATCATTAACTTTATCCGGCGGGGACAAAGCTACggttttcaaattgggaGAATATGGTAATGTAGGTTTAGGGATTTGCTATGATATCAGATTTCCAGAATTAGCTTCGATAGCATCGCGTTACCCATACAACTCGTTTGCTATGTTTTACCCTGGTGCATTTAACACAACCACCGGTCCATTGCATTGGCATCTATTAGCTCGTGCTCGTGCCgttgataatgaaactTTTGTAGTTTTATGTTCACCTGCTAGAGACGTTGAAGGAGGTGGCTACCAAGCTTACGGACACTCATTAGTTGCTGATCCATTTGGTAATATCATTGCCGAAGCTGGAGAAGGAGAAGAAATATTGTATGCCGAATTGGACCCGGCTTTGTTGCCCAAAGCCAGAGATGGGATTCCAGTACACTATCAAAGAAGATTTGACATCTATGGTGATTTTGTTGGTGAGGGAAAGGCAAAAGTAAGTGACAAGTAG